The Elaeis guineensis isolate ETL-2024a chromosome 14, EG11, whole genome shotgun sequence genome has a segment encoding these proteins:
- the LOC105033657 gene encoding uncharacterized protein — translation MASKTCFSIVFFLIALMFLSHSRAHAARLLLQTPEAPTLPMPTSPLMPGVPTLPKPKLPPMPGVPTLPKGTLPPMPNVPPLPKPTLPPMPNLPPLPKPTLPPMPSVPTLPKPTLPPKPAVPGMPNVALPPMPKLPPMPSIPKVPSIPKIPARFLNPPRPRGL, via the coding sequence ATGGCTTCAAAGACTTGCTTCTCTATTGTGTTCTTCCTCATTGCGCTCATGTTCTTAAGCCACAGCAGGGCTCATGCAGCTCGCCTGCTGCTGCAAACTCCAGAGGCACCAACCCTGCCCATGCCCACATCACCACTGATGCCGGGGGTGCCAACTCTGCCCAAGCCCAAACTGCCGCCAATGCCCGGCGTGCCGACTCTTCCAAAGGGAACATTGCCTCCAATGCCTAACGTTCCACCTCTTCCAAAGCCAACTTTGCCACCGATGCCCAACTTGCCGCCTCTTCCAAAGCCGACTTTGCCACCGATGCCCAGCGTGCCGACTCTTCCGAAGCCCACATTGCCGCCGAAGCCTGCCGTGCCAGGCATGCCCAATGTTGCACTGCCACCAATGCCAAAACTGCCTCCGATGCCTTCCATCCCAAAAGTTCCGTCCATTCCAAAGATTCCTGCTCGATTCCTCAACCCACCCCGGCCCCGTGGCCTTTAA